Proteins from a genomic interval of Caulobacter sp. NIBR1757:
- the nuoE gene encoding NADH-quinone oxidoreductase subunit NuoE, which produces MSVRRLAKDQPASFAFSKEMMKDVNFWLGKYPAARKQSASIPLLWLAQKQEGWVSKPAIELIAQMLEMPVIRVLEVATFYTMFQLEPVGKVAFVQLCGTTPCMIRGAGSLIDVLKAKIGPKNHVSADGKFSWEEVECLGACCNAPMAAINDYYYEDLTPESLGQILDDFAAGKSPKPGSYDGRGASEPKGAIHTLTDPKLYDGSYAKKLKLPNAPEKAKKAKAAKAEA; this is translated from the coding sequence ATGTCCGTCCGCCGTCTCGCCAAAGACCAGCCCGCCAGCTTCGCCTTCTCGAAAGAGATGATGAAGGACGTCAATTTCTGGCTCGGCAAATACCCGGCCGCCCGCAAGCAGTCGGCCTCGATCCCGCTGCTCTGGCTGGCCCAGAAGCAGGAAGGCTGGGTCAGCAAGCCGGCCATCGAGCTGATCGCCCAGATGCTGGAGATGCCGGTCATCCGGGTCCTGGAGGTGGCGACCTTCTACACCATGTTCCAGCTGGAGCCGGTCGGTAAGGTGGCCTTCGTGCAGCTGTGCGGCACCACCCCCTGCATGATCCGCGGGGCCGGCTCGCTGATCGACGTGCTGAAGGCCAAGATCGGCCCGAAAAACCACGTCTCGGCCGACGGCAAGTTCAGCTGGGAAGAGGTCGAGTGCCTCGGCGCCTGCTGCAACGCCCCGATGGCGGCGATCAACGACTATTACTACGAGGACCTGACGCCCGAGAGCCTCGGCCAGATCCTCGACGACTTCGCGGCCGGCAAGTCGCCCAAGCCCGGCTCCTACGACGGCCGTGGCGCCTCGGAGCCCAAGGGCGCCATCCACACCCTGACCGACCCGAAGCTCTACGACGGCAGCTACGCCAAGAAGCTGAAGCTGCCCAACGCCCCTGAAAAGGCCAAGAAGGCCAAGGCCGCGAAGGCGGAGGCTTAA